A single region of the Streptomyces vilmorinianum genome encodes:
- a CDS encoding glycoside hydrolase family 64 protein gives MPTRHRRRLTLLAPVTAAALIGTAVTVAGPSPTVQAAPAAVPATIPLTFTNNSGRGEPVYVYNLGTELSTGRQGWADANGTFHPWPAGGSVPVPAPDAAIPGPAAGQSMTIRLPKFSGRIYFSYGQKLVFKLATGGLVQPAVQNPGDPNRNILFNWSEYTLNDAGLWINSTQVDMVSAPYAVGLKRPDGSVVSTGRLKPGGYRGFFNALRGQPGGWANLIQTRADGTVLRALAPGHGIEAGALPSTVMNDYIDRVWARYASSTLTVSPFAHQPSVKYHGRVSGDVMNFTDGTGAVVTSFQKPDSDSVFGCYKRLDAPNDQVRGPISRTLCAAYNRSTLLTNSSQPDTSSAGFYQDVVTNHYARKIHAQMADGKAYGFAFDDVGAHESLVHDGDPRQAYVTLDPLD, from the coding sequence ATGCCCACCCGCCACCGGCGCAGGCTCACGCTGCTCGCCCCCGTCACCGCCGCCGCGCTCATCGGCACGGCGGTCACCGTCGCCGGCCCCTCCCCCACGGTCCAGGCCGCGCCCGCCGCCGTCCCGGCCACCATTCCGCTCACCTTCACGAACAACTCCGGCCGCGGCGAGCCGGTGTACGTCTACAACCTCGGCACCGAACTCTCCACCGGCCGCCAGGGGTGGGCCGACGCGAACGGCACCTTCCACCCCTGGCCCGCCGGGGGTTCCGTCCCCGTCCCCGCGCCCGACGCCGCCATCCCCGGGCCGGCCGCCGGGCAGTCGATGACGATCCGGCTGCCGAAGTTCTCGGGCCGGATCTACTTCAGCTACGGCCAGAAGCTCGTCTTCAAGCTCGCGACGGGCGGCCTGGTGCAGCCCGCCGTGCAGAACCCGGGCGACCCCAACCGGAACATCCTCTTCAACTGGTCCGAGTACACGCTCAACGACGCGGGTCTGTGGATCAACAGCACCCAGGTCGACATGGTCTCGGCGCCGTACGCCGTCGGCCTCAAGCGTCCCGACGGCAGTGTCGTCAGCACCGGGCGGCTCAAGCCGGGCGGCTACCGGGGCTTCTTCAACGCGCTGCGGGGCCAGCCCGGAGGCTGGGCGAACCTCATCCAGACCCGCGCCGACGGCACCGTCCTGCGCGCGCTCGCACCGGGACACGGCATCGAGGCCGGCGCGCTGCCGTCGACCGTCATGAACGACTACATCGACCGCGTCTGGGCCAGGTACGCGTCCTCGACGCTCACCGTCTCCCCCTTCGCCCACCAGCCGTCCGTGAAGTACCACGGCCGCGTCTCCGGCGACGTCATGAACTTCACCGACGGCACCGGCGCCGTGGTCACCTCGTTCCAGAAGCCCGACTCCGACAGCGTCTTCGGCTGCTACAAGCGGCTCGACGCGCCCAACGACCAGGTGCGGGGCCCCATTTCCCGTACGCTCTGCGCGGCCTACAACCGCTCCACGCTCCTCACCAACTCCAGCCAGCCGGACACCTCGTCGGCCGGCTTCTACCAGGACGTGGTGACCAACCACTACGCGCGCAAGATCCACGCGCAGATGGCGGACGGCAAGGCCTACGGCTTCGCCTTCGACGACGTCGGCGCGCACGAGTCGCTGGTGCACGACGGCGATCCGCGGCAGGCGTACGTGACCCTCGACCCGCTCGACTGA
- a CDS encoding CBS domain-containing protein, whose amino-acid sequence MRNRSVADLMTPTAVTVQPGTSFKEIARLLDEYGITAVPVVDEANRPVGVVSEADLLRRHTTKGGPSTAEAMMSSPVVVARPSWTAVEAARLMERHRVKRLPVVDAGGQLIGVLSRSDLLQLFLRRDRAIQEEILEEVVTRILGVSPAALHIDVDEGRVTLSGTLERRNLAPVFVRLCESVDGVVEVVDRLTYEDEDEHEGTDANEDANDDAERPRA is encoded by the coding sequence ATGCGGAACCGCAGTGTCGCCGACCTCATGACGCCGACCGCGGTGACCGTACAGCCGGGGACGTCGTTCAAGGAGATCGCGCGGCTGCTCGACGAGTACGGCATCACCGCGGTGCCGGTGGTCGACGAGGCCAACCGGCCCGTCGGCGTGGTGTCCGAGGCGGATCTGCTGCGCCGCCACACCACCAAGGGCGGCCCGAGCACCGCGGAGGCCATGATGTCCAGCCCCGTGGTGGTGGCGCGCCCTTCCTGGACGGCGGTGGAGGCGGCACGGCTCATGGAGCGGCACCGGGTGAAGCGGCTGCCCGTGGTGGACGCGGGCGGTCAGCTCATCGGGGTGCTGAGCCGGAGCGACCTGCTGCAGCTGTTCCTGCGCCGCGACCGGGCGATCCAGGAGGAGATCCTGGAGGAGGTCGTCACCCGCATCCTCGGGGTCTCCCCCGCCGCGCTCCACATCGACGTGGACGAGGGCCGGGTGACGCTCAGCGGCACCCTGGAGCGCCGCAACCTCGCGCCCGTCTTCGTACGACTCTGCGAAAGCGTGGACGGCGTCGTGGAGGTCGTGGACCGGCTCACGTACGAGGACGAGGACGAGCACGAGGGCACGGACGCGAACGAGGACGCGAACGACGACGCGGAACGGCCCCGGGCCTGA
- a CDS encoding GntR family transcriptional regulator, whose product MSSAVQKRRPPTAQQFVLEELRRAITAGELRPGGQIRQDALAARLDVSRVPLREALKILEGEGLVVHHIHRGYFVAELSLADLEEIYRIRELLETEAVRLAVARAEDGLTARLEKIQREVERAADTGDVTEMAAANRRFHFTLIEASGMPRLVRLIRTLWDATDAYRSLYYTEVPHRELAVREHRAVISAVRHGDENAAVRWLDEHRAHAVAALREILDLD is encoded by the coding sequence ATGAGCAGCGCGGTGCAGAAGCGGCGACCGCCGACCGCCCAGCAGTTCGTCCTCGAGGAGCTGCGGCGCGCCATCACCGCCGGGGAGTTGCGGCCCGGCGGGCAGATCCGCCAGGACGCCCTCGCCGCCCGGCTCGACGTGAGCCGCGTGCCTCTGCGGGAGGCTCTCAAGATCCTCGAGGGCGAGGGCCTCGTGGTGCACCACATCCACCGGGGCTACTTCGTCGCCGAGTTGTCCCTCGCGGACCTGGAAGAGATCTACCGGATCCGCGAGTTGCTCGAGACCGAGGCGGTCCGCCTGGCCGTCGCCCGCGCCGAGGACGGACTGACCGCCAGGCTGGAGAAGATCCAGCGGGAGGTGGAACGGGCGGCCGACACCGGCGACGTGACGGAGATGGCCGCGGCCAACCGCCGCTTCCACTTCACCCTGATCGAGGCGTCCGGGATGCCCCGCCTCGTCCGCCTCATCCGCACCCTGTGGGACGCCACGGACGCCTACCGCTCGCTGTACTACACCGAGGTCCCCCACCGGGAGCTGGCCGTGCGCGAGCACCGGGCGGTCATCTCGGCGGTACGCCACGGGGACGAGAACGCCGCCGTGCGCTGGCTCGACGAACACCGGGCGCACGCGGTCGCGGCGCTGCGGGAGATCCTGGACCTGGACTGA
- a CDS encoding 3'-5' exonuclease has protein sequence MDHRRWVNVVDIEATCWEGKRPPGAVSEIIEIGLTVVDLDAGERIARHRVLVKPARSTVSPFCTELTGLTQAEVDTGLDFAAACRLLAAEHASGARPWASWGDYDRNQFTHQCRATGTEYPFGHRHTNAKAVFTQAHGLPRRPGMARALEIAGLPLEGRHHRGEDDAWNIAALVLRLHERGAWPL, from the coding sequence ATGGACCACAGACGCTGGGTGAACGTCGTCGACATCGAGGCGACCTGCTGGGAGGGGAAGCGGCCGCCGGGGGCCGTGAGCGAGATCATCGAGATCGGGCTCACCGTCGTCGACCTGGACGCGGGCGAACGGATCGCCCGGCACCGGGTGCTGGTGAAACCCGCCCGTTCGACGGTCAGCCCCTTCTGCACCGAGCTGACCGGCCTCACCCAGGCCGAGGTGGACACCGGACTGGACTTCGCGGCGGCCTGCCGGCTGCTTGCCGCCGAGCACGCGAGCGGGGCGCGCCCGTGGGCCAGTTGGGGCGACTACGACCGCAACCAGTTCACGCACCAGTGCCGGGCGACGGGTACGGAGTACCCCTTCGGGCACCGCCACACGAACGCCAAGGCCGTGTTCACACAGGCGCACGGGCTGCCCAGGCGCCCGGGCATGGCCAGGGCCCTGGAGATCGCGGGACTGCCGCTGGAGGGGCGGCACCACCGCGGCGAGGACGACGCGTGGAACATCGCCGCGCTGGTGCTCCGCTTGCACGAGCGCGGCGCCTGGCCCCTGTAG